In one Streptomyces sp. NBC_01288 genomic region, the following are encoded:
- a CDS encoding sigma-70 family RNA polymerase sigma factor yields MDFEPYRGELVAYCYRMLGSFHEAEDLVQETMLRAWKARDRYDPARASVRTWLYRIATNVCLTALEGRARRPLPSGLGARGEDPGTPLTPATDIPWLQPFPDPRYDMEARADMRLALVVALQRLPARQRAVLVLREVLQFSAAEVADQLDTTVPAVNSTLQRARAALTDVADGDAIAEPDDREAREVVDRYLRAFEAADVPALVRLLADAVVLEMPPVPLWFRGSEHYGAFMRRVFELRGTDWALRRLVANGQPALAAYAQDPAGGHRLHSLQVFAVTGDRITRNVVFTDPQVLDAFDLPQRIFVN; encoded by the coding sequence GTGGACTTCGAGCCGTACCGGGGCGAGTTGGTGGCGTACTGCTATCGGATGCTGGGCTCGTTCCACGAGGCCGAGGACCTGGTGCAGGAGACGATGCTGCGCGCGTGGAAGGCCCGCGACCGGTACGACCCCGCCCGCGCGTCCGTGCGCACCTGGCTGTACCGCATCGCCACCAACGTGTGTCTCACCGCGCTCGAAGGACGGGCGCGCCGCCCCCTGCCGTCCGGCCTCGGCGCACGGGGCGAGGACCCCGGGACACCCCTCACCCCCGCGACCGACATCCCCTGGCTACAGCCCTTTCCCGACCCGCGCTACGACATGGAGGCCCGCGCCGACATGCGGCTGGCCCTCGTCGTCGCCCTGCAACGGCTGCCCGCGCGCCAGCGGGCCGTGCTCGTGCTGCGCGAGGTGCTCCAGTTCAGCGCCGCCGAGGTCGCCGACCAGCTCGACACCACCGTCCCCGCCGTCAACAGCACACTCCAGCGCGCCCGCGCCGCCCTCACGGACGTGGCTGACGGCGACGCGATCGCCGAACCGGACGACCGCGAGGCACGCGAGGTCGTCGACCGTTACCTGCGGGCGTTCGAGGCGGCCGATGTCCCCGCCCTGGTACGGCTGTTGGCCGACGCCGTGGTCCTGGAGATGCCGCCGGTCCCGCTCTGGTTCCGGGGCTCCGAGCACTACGGCGCGTTCATGCGCAGGGTCTTCGAACTCCGGGGAACGGACTGGGCGTTGAGGCGCCTGGTCGCCAACGGGCAACCAGCGCTTGCCGCGTACGCACAGGACCCCGCGGGCGGTCACCGTCTGCACAGCCTCCAGGTCTTCGCGGTCACCGGCGACCGCATCACCCGCAATGTCGTTTTCACCGATCCGCAGGTGTTGGACGCCTTCGACCTGCCCCAACGGATTTTTGTGAACTGA
- a CDS encoding alpha-L-fucosidase, which translates to MPMQPWFRDAKLGIFVHYGIYAVDGVPESWSFYSGQVPHDQYMRQLDGFTAARYEPRAWARLFARAGAKYAVLTARHHDGVALWDTAHGDLDVVRRTPAGRDLIGPYAEALREEGLNVGLYYSHSDWNHPDYASTAHPQPFDEEIRANPYASARPGHEDPAAWARYLAYRNGQVGELVDRFRPDLLWFDGEWERSEEQWGMRELAELILAGNPDTVLNARMLSYGDYATPEQGVPLQAPDGPWELCLTVNDSWGFQHGDEHHKSVRQLVRYFAETIGMGGNLLLDVGPREDGTITPAQTERLEGLGAWIARHSEAVYGTVAGLPAGHHYGPSTLSADRRTLYLVCFDPPRESVSVRGLRTPVKRVTVLGTGAELGHDVTGGLGDVPGVTWIDAPGAADVDESATVLAVELDGELDLYRGAGRD; encoded by the coding sequence ATGCCGATGCAACCCTGGTTCCGCGATGCCAAGTTGGGCATCTTCGTCCACTACGGGATCTACGCCGTCGACGGTGTACCGGAGTCCTGGTCCTTCTACTCGGGCCAGGTCCCGCACGACCAGTACATGCGGCAGCTCGACGGCTTCACCGCCGCACGCTACGAACCGCGGGCCTGGGCACGGCTGTTCGCGCGGGCGGGTGCCAAGTACGCGGTGCTGACCGCACGTCACCACGACGGCGTGGCCCTGTGGGACACGGCCCACGGCGACCTGGACGTGGTCCGCCGCACCCCGGCGGGCCGCGATCTGATCGGGCCGTACGCGGAGGCGCTGCGCGAGGAGGGTCTCAACGTCGGCCTGTACTACTCCCATTCGGACTGGAACCACCCCGACTACGCCAGCACGGCGCACCCCCAGCCGTTCGACGAGGAGATCCGCGCCAACCCGTACGCCTCCGCACGGCCCGGCCACGAGGACCCGGCCGCGTGGGCGCGCTACCTGGCGTACCGCAACGGCCAGGTCGGCGAGTTGGTCGACCGCTTCCGGCCCGACCTGTTGTGGTTCGACGGCGAGTGGGAGCGCAGCGAAGAGCAGTGGGGCATGCGGGAGTTGGCCGAGCTGATCCTCGCCGGGAACCCCGACACCGTCCTCAACGCCCGCATGCTCAGCTACGGCGACTACGCGACGCCCGAGCAGGGGGTGCCGTTGCAAGCGCCGGACGGGCCTTGGGAGTTGTGCCTGACGGTGAACGACTCGTGGGGTTTCCAGCACGGGGACGAGCACCACAAGTCGGTGCGGCAGCTGGTGCGTTACTTCGCGGAGACGATCGGGATGGGCGGCAATCTGCTGCTCGACGTGGGCCCGAGGGAGGACGGGACGATAACGCCCGCGCAGACGGAGCGACTTGAGGGTCTCGGCGCGTGGATCGCCCGGCACTCCGAGGCCGTGTACGGCACGGTCGCCGGTCTGCCCGCCGGGCACCACTACGGCCCCAGCACCCTCTCCGCCGACCGCCGCACGCTGTACCTGGTGTGTTTCGATCCGCCGCGCGAGTCGGTGTCGGTGCGCGGCCTGCGTACGCCCGTCAAGCGCGTCACGGTCCTCGGCACCGGCGCCGAACTCGGCCACGACGTCACCGGCGGTCTCGGCGACGTGCCGGGCGTGACGTGGATCGACGCCCCGGGCGCGGCCGACGTCGACGAGTCGGCGACGGTCCTGGCGGTCGAGCTGGACGGGGAGTTGGACCTCTACAGGGGTGCCGGCCGGGATTGA
- a CDS encoding dihydrofolate reductase family protein, which translates to MSVIVIQFSTLDGVVSDPDGSEGTPDGGWILRYGRAEIGGDKFRLGSILDGGVMLLGRGTWQAFSRLWPGRDDEFSARMNAGAKLVASRTLTDVSAWANSSVLDGDLVDAVKREERDVIVIGSLPVVRTLMAEDLVDEYRLITFPTVLGTGERLFPAGGPPVQLECLDIEKAGHTVFARYGRGVR; encoded by the coding sequence ATGAGCGTCATCGTCATTCAGTTCAGCACCTTGGACGGGGTCGTCTCCGACCCCGACGGGTCCGAGGGCACCCCGGACGGCGGCTGGATCCTCCGCTACGGCCGTGCGGAGATCGGCGGCGACAAGTTCCGGCTGGGCAGCATCCTCGACGGCGGGGTCATGCTGCTCGGACGCGGGACCTGGCAGGCGTTCTCGCGGCTGTGGCCGGGCCGCGACGACGAGTTCTCCGCGCGGATGAACGCCGGGGCGAAGCTGGTCGCGTCCCGCACCCTCACCGATGTGTCGGCGTGGGCGAATTCGAGCGTCCTCGACGGCGACCTCGTCGACGCCGTGAAGCGCGAGGAGCGGGACGTGATCGTCATCGGCAGCCTGCCCGTCGTCCGCACGCTGATGGCGGAGGACCTGGTCGACGAGTACAGGCTGATCACCTTCCCCACGGTCCTCGGCACCGGCGAACGGCTCTTCCCTGCGGGCGGCCCGCCCGTCCAGCTTGAGTGCCTGGACATCGAGAAGGCGGGACACACCGTGTTCGCGCGGTACGGGAGGGGAGTGCGCTGA
- a CDS encoding YkvA family protein, with the protein MDSTTTVIVIVAVLAVVLLAVAVGVLVRLVRMRRSMRRAGLPTGPKWVFWGAVLYFVLPTDLMPDPVYLDDIAVLLLALRTMRNSLGEQEKGLPGELD; encoded by the coding sequence GTGGACTCGACCACGACCGTGATCGTCATCGTCGCGGTGCTCGCGGTGGTGCTGCTCGCCGTGGCCGTCGGAGTGCTGGTGCGGCTCGTCCGCATGCGGCGTTCCATGCGGCGCGCAGGGCTTCCGACCGGCCCCAAATGGGTTTTCTGGGGTGCCGTCCTCTACTTCGTACTGCCGACCGATCTGATGCCCGATCCCGTGTATCTGGACGACATCGCCGTACTTCTCCTCGCTCTTCGCACGATGCGCAACTCCCTCGGCGAGCAGGAGAAGGGGCTGCCGGGCGAGCTCGACTGA
- a CDS encoding DUF2306 domain-containing protein, which translates to MRRPTNSTWRRATMIAVTVVCLAYAPIAMTELWPYARPGAPALGEWVMGHVVSPHYVTDALAGRIAPYRHSLVPMIVHSVLGGALILLGPAQLLTAARRRTRLHRALGVVFAVTVYVSMAGAGIYLARTAPEDAFSGPAFWIVLATLLVGTVLSVTFGILAAIGGLPDLHQRWMLLCYGFLLTAPLLRLEWGFLPRLLPGLTMEQINRVAITHLGSVVVFGALIASRTRDRRTTVEGVSGSWAPLPVLVVAQLAGAVALLWIGRSYLDFGATGRRLLWAYLLPYTVSYAVMAVNARRAGRQGRLWAREEWRLHLTALCLAPVLSVGAAPVFQHALGLDRLTALSAGVAIGCGMLAFTATTVVSLRVMYGRELLKRSALADSAPTPPLPAPVAQGRT; encoded by the coding sequence GTGCGCCGTCCGACGAACAGCACCTGGCGCCGCGCCACGATGATCGCGGTCACGGTCGTGTGCCTGGCCTACGCGCCGATCGCCATGACCGAACTCTGGCCGTACGCCCGCCCCGGCGCCCCCGCCCTCGGCGAATGGGTCATGGGCCACGTCGTCTCCCCGCACTACGTCACCGACGCCCTCGCGGGCCGCATCGCGCCCTACCGCCACAGCCTCGTACCGATGATCGTGCACTCGGTCCTCGGCGGCGCCCTCATACTCCTCGGCCCCGCCCAACTCCTCACCGCCGCCCGCCGACGCACCCGCCTCCACCGCGCGCTGGGCGTGGTCTTCGCGGTCACGGTGTACGTCTCGATGGCCGGCGCCGGTATCTACCTCGCGCGCACGGCCCCCGAGGACGCGTTCAGCGGCCCCGCGTTCTGGATCGTGCTCGCCACCCTCCTGGTCGGCACCGTCCTGAGCGTGACCTTCGGCATCCTCGCCGCGATCGGCGGACTCCCCGACCTGCACCAGCGCTGGATGCTCCTCTGCTACGGCTTCCTCCTCACCGCACCACTGCTGCGCCTCGAATGGGGCTTCCTGCCCCGGCTGTTGCCCGGCCTGACCATGGAACAGATCAACCGGGTGGCGATCACGCACCTGGGCTCGGTGGTCGTGTTCGGCGCGCTGATCGCCTCGCGTACGCGGGACCGCCGTACGACGGTGGAGGGAGTGTCGGGTTCCTGGGCACCGCTGCCCGTGCTCGTCGTCGCGCAACTCGCCGGTGCGGTCGCCCTGTTGTGGATCGGGCGTTCATATCTCGACTTCGGTGCGACTGGGCGGCGACTGCTGTGGGCCTATCTCCTTCCCTACACGGTCAGTTACGCCGTGATGGCGGTCAACGCCCGACGCGCCGGACGTCAGGGGCGGCTCTGGGCGCGGGAGGAATGGCGGCTGCACCTGACTGCCTTGTGCCTGGCGCCGGTGTTGTCGGTCGGTGCGGCTCCGGTCTTTCAACACGCCCTGGGACTCGACCGGTTGACGGCGCTCTCCGCCGGGGTCGCCATCGGCTGCGGCATGCTCGCGTTCACCGCGACGACTGTCGTGAGCCTGCGCGTGATGTACGGCCGTGAACTGCTGAAGCGGAGTGCGCTCGCGGACTCCGCCCCAACGCCCCCTCTGCCCGCGCCGGTTGCGCAGGGCCGCACATGA
- a CDS encoding PadR family transcriptional regulator has protein sequence MSDARLTTSSFLVLGIIDKLGEASPYDVKTEAARTVAPFWSVPHAQVYAQCDRLLEAGLLSQVRQESGRNRRVLTLTGQGRSIFRSWLDDPEFVPVEARERGILKLWFGGRPDVLAPVQLGEHEKTLRGYEELADGVGELLTPGQTEALEFGIRYERMMVDFWQWVRHRDERAQDR, from the coding sequence ATGTCTGACGCGCGGCTGACCACCTCCTCCTTCCTCGTCCTCGGCATCATCGACAAACTCGGCGAGGCGAGCCCGTACGACGTGAAGACGGAGGCCGCGCGGACCGTCGCGCCGTTCTGGTCGGTGCCGCACGCGCAGGTGTACGCCCAGTGCGACCGGCTGCTGGAGGCGGGCCTGCTGTCCCAGGTACGGCAGGAAAGCGGCCGTAACCGCCGGGTGTTGACCCTCACCGGCCAGGGCAGGTCCATCTTCCGGAGCTGGCTGGACGACCCGGAGTTCGTTCCGGTCGAGGCCAGGGAGCGCGGCATTCTCAAGCTGTGGTTCGGCGGCCGGCCCGACGTCCTCGCCCCGGTCCAGCTCGGCGAGCACGAGAAGACCCTGCGCGGCTACGAGGAACTCGCCGACGGCGTGGGTGAGTTGCTGACCCCGGGACAGACCGAGGCGCTGGAGTTCGGCATCCGGTACGAGCGGATGATGGTCGACTTCTGGCAGTGGGTGCGGCACCGCGACGAACGCGCGCAGGACCGTTGA
- a CDS encoding FAD-dependent oxidoreductase: MPRPLRVAIVGAGPAGIYAADALLKSEVAAEPGVSIDLFERMPAPFGLIRYGVAPDHPRIKGIIKALHQVLDKPQIRLFGNVDYPTDISLDDLRSFYDAVVFSTGATADRDMSLPGIELEGSYGAADFVSWYDGHPDVPRTWPLEAEKVAVLGVGNVALDVARILAKTGDELLPTEIPPNVHEGLKANKALEVHVFGRRGPAQAKFSPMELRELDHSPNIEVIVDPEDIDYDEGSITTRRGNKQADMVAKTLENWAIRDVGDRPHKLFLHFFESPSEILGEDGKVIGLRTERTALDGTGNVKGTGEFKDWDVTAIYRAVGYLSDKLPKLPWDIDSGTVPDEGGRVIQETGQHLQSTYVTGWIRRGPVGLIGHTKGDANETVANLLDDHANGRLHTPVSPDPEAVDAFFAERNVRFTTWDGWYRLDAAEKALGEPQGRERVKLVEREDMLRASGA, translated from the coding sequence ATGCCGCGCCCCCTGCGGGTAGCCATCGTCGGAGCCGGCCCCGCCGGGATCTACGCCGCCGACGCCCTGCTCAAGTCCGAGGTGGCCGCCGAACCCGGCGTGTCCATCGACCTCTTCGAGCGGATGCCCGCGCCCTTCGGCCTGATCCGGTACGGCGTCGCTCCCGACCACCCGCGCATCAAGGGCATCATCAAGGCCCTGCACCAAGTCCTCGACAAGCCGCAGATCCGCCTCTTCGGCAACGTCGACTACCCGACCGACATCAGCCTGGACGACCTGCGCAGCTTCTACGACGCGGTGGTCTTCTCCACCGGCGCGACGGCCGACCGCGACATGTCGCTACCGGGCATCGAGCTCGAAGGTTCCTACGGCGCCGCCGACTTCGTCTCCTGGTACGACGGCCACCCGGACGTCCCGCGCACCTGGCCGCTGGAGGCCGAGAAGGTCGCCGTTCTCGGTGTCGGCAACGTGGCTCTCGACGTGGCCCGCATCCTCGCCAAGACCGGCGACGAACTGCTCCCGACCGAGATCCCGCCGAACGTCCACGAGGGCCTCAAGGCCAACAAGGCGCTCGAAGTCCACGTCTTCGGCCGGCGCGGCCCGGCGCAGGCGAAGTTCTCCCCGATGGAGCTGCGGGAGCTGGACCACTCCCCCAACATCGAGGTCATCGTCGACCCCGAGGACATCGACTACGACGAGGGCTCTATCACCACCCGTCGCGGCAACAAGCAGGCCGACATGGTCGCCAAGACCCTGGAGAACTGGGCGATCCGCGATGTCGGCGACCGCCCGCACAAGCTGTTCCTCCACTTCTTCGAGTCCCCGTCCGAGATCCTCGGCGAGGACGGCAAGGTCATCGGCCTGCGCACCGAGCGCACCGCGCTGGACGGCACCGGAAACGTCAAGGGCACCGGCGAGTTCAAGGACTGGGATGTCACCGCGATCTACCGCGCGGTCGGCTACCTCTCCGACAAACTCCCCAAGCTCCCCTGGGACATCGACTCGGGCACGGTCCCGGACGAGGGCGGCCGGGTCATCCAGGAGACCGGCCAGCACCTCCAGTCGACGTACGTCACCGGCTGGATCCGGCGCGGCCCGGTCGGCCTGATCGGCCACACCAAGGGCGATGCGAACGAGACGGTCGCCAACCTGCTCGACGACCACGCCAACGGCCGTCTGCACACGCCCGTTTCGCCCGACCCGGAGGCCGTGGACGCGTTCTTCGCCGAGCGGAACGTCCGCTTCACCACCTGGGACGGCTGGTACCGACTCGACGCCGCCGAGAAGGCGTTGGGCGAACCGCAGGGCCGCGAGCGCGTGAAGCTCGTCGAGCGTGAGGACATGCTCAGGGCGAGCGGCGCCTGA
- the tgmB gene encoding ATP-grasp ribosomal peptide maturase: MTVLVLTCEEDVTADMVVVHLHASGVPVVRIDPADLTGGVALSGEYVHGAFRGHLSAGGRLVSVSGLRSIWVRRPGSPATRAPQPSAWLTEEASQALYGMLRGSGARWMNHPDASRRARHKPWQLRLAQRSGLPVPATLITTFPQAAREFSRRFPDLVVKPISGAHPQDPPRAVPTSRVAPDTDFAAVAFGPTLLQRRVAKRADIRLTVVGDRMLAARTATAPDPDPVEVDVRFAVSAQPWCPTEVPPRIAEAVLTYMREAELAYGAFDFAEDGDGTWWFLECNQSGQFGFVEAETGQPIARTIAEWLALPAASELEGLVNGSDSAVG, translated from the coding sequence ATGACCGTCCTGGTCCTTACCTGCGAAGAGGACGTCACGGCGGACATGGTGGTGGTCCACCTGCACGCGTCCGGCGTCCCCGTGGTCCGGATCGATCCCGCCGACCTCACGGGCGGGGTCGCGCTGTCCGGTGAGTACGTGCACGGAGCCTTCCGCGGCCATCTGTCCGCCGGGGGGCGGCTGGTGAGCGTGAGCGGACTGCGGTCCATCTGGGTGCGCAGACCGGGCTCCCCGGCGACCCGCGCACCCCAGCCCTCCGCGTGGCTGACCGAGGAGGCCTCACAGGCGCTCTACGGCATGCTCCGCGGCTCCGGCGCCCGCTGGATGAACCACCCCGACGCGTCCCGCCGCGCCCGGCACAAGCCCTGGCAGCTGCGTCTCGCGCAGCGCAGCGGGCTGCCCGTGCCGGCCACCCTGATCACCACGTTCCCGCAGGCCGCGCGCGAGTTCTCGCGGCGCTTCCCGGACCTGGTGGTCAAGCCGATCTCCGGAGCCCATCCGCAGGACCCGCCCCGGGCGGTGCCGACGAGCCGGGTCGCGCCGGACACCGACTTCGCCGCCGTCGCGTTCGGCCCGACGCTGCTGCAACGCCGGGTCGCCAAGCGTGCGGACATCCGGCTCACCGTGGTGGGCGACCGGATGCTCGCCGCCCGTACGGCGACCGCCCCCGACCCCGACCCCGTCGAGGTCGACGTCCGTTTCGCCGTGTCCGCGCAGCCGTGGTGCCCCACCGAGGTCCCGCCGCGCATCGCCGAGGCCGTCCTCACCTACATGCGCGAGGCCGAACTGGCCTACGGCGCCTTCGACTTCGCGGAGGACGGCGACGGGACCTGGTGGTTCCTGGAGTGCAACCAGTCGGGCCAGTTCGGCTTCGTCGAGGCGGAGACCGGTCAGCCGATCGCCCGGACCATCGCGGAGTGGCTGGCCCTGCCCGCCGCCTCGGAACTGGAGGGCCTCGTGAACGGCTCGGACAGTGCGGTCGGTTGA
- a CDS encoding AraC family transcriptional regulator, giving the protein MSATNGTGTHVRIGLDAPPRVASLGVGVHGTVSPRDVFRLPDLWQLHLYRYEAELTVDGVAHEIRPGHVSLVPPGALVRFHYRGRSEHLFAHLELPSAGERLTVPVMQDAGTQTPVLTDLMHRALAAAPRNSARAAAELWTVLWRVADLATPAAGGTTGPHPAFALAVAHIESNLAAQLTVPDVAHAAGISHNHLIRLFRAETGTTVVAHLRHRRMERARHLLRESTLSIPAIAAAVGIGDLQAFNKACRRELGASPRAVRAGTS; this is encoded by the coding sequence GTGAGCGCGACCAACGGCACCGGAACCCATGTACGGATCGGCCTCGACGCCCCACCACGCGTGGCCAGCCTCGGCGTCGGCGTGCACGGGACGGTGAGCCCGCGCGACGTGTTCCGGCTCCCCGACCTCTGGCAGCTCCATCTGTACCGCTACGAGGCCGAGTTGACCGTCGACGGCGTGGCACACGAGATCAGGCCCGGCCATGTGAGCCTGGTGCCGCCCGGCGCGCTGGTGCGGTTCCACTACCGGGGCCGCTCCGAGCACCTCTTCGCCCACCTGGAACTCCCGTCGGCCGGCGAGCGGTTGACCGTGCCCGTGATGCAGGACGCCGGTACGCAGACGCCGGTGCTGACCGACCTGATGCATCGGGCGCTCGCGGCGGCACCGCGCAACTCCGCCCGCGCGGCAGCCGAGTTGTGGACCGTGCTGTGGCGCGTGGCGGACCTGGCGACCCCGGCCGCGGGCGGAACCACCGGTCCCCACCCGGCATTCGCCCTCGCGGTGGCCCACATCGAGTCGAACCTGGCCGCCCAACTCACCGTCCCCGACGTGGCGCACGCGGCCGGCATCTCGCACAACCACCTCATCCGCCTGTTCCGCGCCGAGACCGGCACCACGGTCGTCGCCCACCTCCGACACCGCCGCATGGAACGCGCCCGGCACCTGCTGCGCGAGTCGACCCTGTCCATCCCGGCGATCGCGGCCGCCGTCGGCATCGGCGATCTACAGGCATTCAACAAGGCGTGCCGACGCGAACTGGGGGCTTCACCCAGGGCGGTTCGCGCCGGCACCTCGTGA
- a CDS encoding DUF1152 domain-containing protein: MFSLLEPPFRGRLRDARRILVAGAGGGFDVYAGLPLALALRSAGKEVHLANLSFADLYGLDQDVWVDQDVAAVRPDTEARGDYFPERSLARWLDLHDMSSTVYAFPLTGVGPLRDAYRTLIGHVGGVDAVVLVDGGTDILMRGDEHGLGTPEEDMVSLAAVNGLDEVPVRLVACLGFGVDAYHGVNHSLVLENLAALDREGACLGAFSLPRESREGQLYLDAVAHAQESTPDRPSIVNGSVAAAVRGDFGDVRFTERTRGAELFINPLMALYFRVDAPGLARRNLYLDRLERTALIRQVSSLIEEFRDELPRQRPPRAYPH, encoded by the coding sequence GTGTTCTCTCTCCTCGAACCCCCGTTCCGCGGCCGCCTGCGCGACGCGCGCCGGATCCTCGTCGCCGGCGCGGGCGGCGGCTTCGACGTCTACGCCGGGCTGCCGCTGGCCCTCGCGCTGCGTTCGGCCGGCAAGGAGGTGCACCTCGCGAACCTGTCCTTCGCCGATCTGTACGGCCTCGACCAGGATGTGTGGGTGGACCAGGATGTCGCCGCCGTACGCCCGGACACGGAGGCCCGGGGCGACTACTTCCCCGAGCGGTCCCTCGCCCGCTGGCTCGACCTGCACGACATGTCGTCCACGGTGTACGCGTTCCCGCTGACCGGTGTGGGGCCGTTGCGCGACGCGTACCGCACGCTGATCGGGCATGTCGGCGGTGTCGACGCCGTCGTGCTGGTGGACGGCGGCACCGACATCCTGATGCGGGGCGACGAGCACGGGCTGGGCACGCCGGAGGAGGACATGGTCAGCCTCGCGGCGGTGAACGGGCTGGACGAGGTGCCGGTGCGGCTGGTGGCGTGCCTCGGGTTCGGTGTGGACGCGTATCACGGGGTCAACCACTCGCTGGTGCTAGAGAATCTGGCCGCGCTCGATCGTGAGGGTGCCTGTCTCGGCGCGTTCTCGCTCCCGCGCGAGAGCCGTGAGGGGCAGCTGTACCTCGATGCGGTGGCGCACGCCCAGGAGTCCACGCCGGACCGTCCGAGCATCGTCAACGGCTCCGTCGCCGCGGCCGTACGCGGTGACTTCGGTGACGTCCGTTTCACCGAACGCACGCGCGGCGCCGAGCTGTTCATCAATCCGCTGATGGCGCTGTACTTCCGCGTGGACGCACCGGGGCTCGCACGCCGGAACCTCTACCTCGACCGATTGGAGCGGACCGCCCTCATCCGCCAAGTGAGTTCGCTCATCGAGGAGTTCCGCGACGAACTGCCCCGGCAGCGGCCACCGCGCGCCTATCCCCACTGA
- a CDS encoding serine hydrolase domain-containing protein — protein sequence MPLPLRLVSLLVATCVGALVPASPAAADDHSLQRGLDDLVAAPDGPPGVIVVLRDGDRQRVLRAGTADIATGRPLEPNDHTRTASTSKAFSGAVALQLVRQHRLTLDDTIGTRLPHQPRAWRKVTLRQLLQHTSGLPDFSESTRFRSLIQADPHRHFDSRRLLDFVAGEPLRFTPGSQYRYSNSDNIAVALMAEAATGTRYEDLLRHDVYQPLGLRDTSLPQGYRMPEPYMHGYAVGGASGPEDVSEAIGMSGVWASGGITSSPRDLTAFISGYAAGALTSKAAVREQRHWIPGASEPAGPGRNSAGLALFRYDTRCGVVLGHTGNTLGYTQLIAATPDGRRSLTFSLTTQVNQAGNPELLRKVRAVEEDAVCSLLGTYGAERHS from the coding sequence ATGCCCCTGCCGCTCCGCCTTGTCTCCCTGCTGGTCGCCACCTGCGTGGGCGCCCTCGTGCCCGCGTCGCCCGCCGCGGCCGACGACCACTCCCTCCAGCGCGGCCTCGACGACCTGGTCGCCGCCCCCGACGGCCCGCCCGGTGTGATCGTCGTCCTCCGCGACGGCGACCGACAACGCGTCCTGCGCGCCGGAACCGCCGACATCGCCACCGGCCGCCCGCTCGAACCGAACGACCACACCCGGACCGCGAGCACCAGCAAGGCGTTCAGCGGAGCGGTGGCCCTGCAACTCGTACGACAGCACCGGCTCACCCTCGACGACACGATCGGCACCCGGCTGCCCCACCAGCCCCGGGCCTGGCGGAAGGTGACCCTGCGCCAGCTGCTCCAACACACCAGCGGCCTGCCGGACTTCAGCGAGAGCACCCGCTTCCGCAGCCTCATCCAGGCCGACCCGCACCGGCACTTCGACTCGCGGCGCCTGCTCGACTTCGTGGCGGGCGAGCCGCTGCGGTTCACGCCGGGCTCGCAGTACCGCTACTCCAACTCGGACAACATCGCCGTAGCGCTGATGGCGGAGGCGGCCACCGGCACGCGCTACGAGGACCTGCTGCGCCACGACGTGTACCAGCCGCTGGGTCTGCGCGACACGAGCCTGCCGCAGGGGTACCGGATGCCGGAGCCGTACATGCACGGATACGCCGTCGGCGGAGCGTCCGGACCGGAGGACGTCAGCGAGGCGATCGGCATGTCGGGCGTGTGGGCCTCGGGCGGGATCACCTCCTCGCCCCGCGACCTGACCGCGTTCATCAGCGGCTACGCCGCCGGGGCGCTCACCTCGAAGGCGGCCGTGCGGGAACAGCGGCACTGGATCCCCGGCGCCTCCGAACCGGCCGGCCCCGGCCGCAACAGCGCCGGACTCGCGCTCTTCCGCTACGACACCCGGTGCGGGGTGGTCCTCGGACATACCGGGAACACCCTTGGTTACACACAGTTGATCGCGGCGACCCCCGACGGCCGACGCTCGCTCACTTTCTCATTGACAACTCAGGTGAACCAGGCGGGGAACCCGGAACTGCTGCGCAAGGTGCGCGCGGTCGAGGAGGACGCGGTGTGCAGCCTGTTGGGGACATACGGGGCAGAGCGCCACTCCTGA
- the tgmA gene encoding putative ATP-grasp-modified RiPP, translating into MQPFALNYARPAAQLELSAPYSYDSGLQLNVLADGRVAAHDLALLRELGTTTSTAGSKTHFDD; encoded by the coding sequence ATGCAACCGTTCGCGCTCAACTACGCTCGCCCGGCAGCACAGTTGGAGCTCAGCGCTCCGTACAGCTACGACTCCGGACTGCAGTTGAACGTGCTCGCCGACGGACGGGTCGCCGCCCATGATCTCGCTCTGCTGAGAGAACTGGGGACCACGACGTCCACCGCGGGATCGAAGACTCACTTCGACGACTGA